GCCCGCCGAATCTCTGCATACAACGCTGAAAGTACCTTCATTAATCTCGCGCGCTACCCCTGCATCCACTCTGATCTTGGCCACGCCCTGCATGGGTGGAGTCCACCTAGCCTGTGGTTGCCTTGCTACCACTTGGTTCGACATAGAAGGTTTCTTGGGCTTGCAATCTTGCAGTTctttaatactccctccggtcctaaatatttgtctttctagagatttcaaatgaactaccacgtacgaatgtatatagacatattttagagtgtagattcactcattttgctccgtatgtagtcacttgttgaaatctttggAAAGAcagatatttaggaacggagggagtatatcgaaTGATGAAACTGTGGATGGCGTGTGGGTTTGAAATTTTTCTCACGAGGAGTAAACGGGTGGATTTCAGGCCAAGCATCAAAAAGCCCAAATCCCAAATTTCAAGACTGAGTCCATCCCAAAGCCCAAAAATATGTGTGTTAGCCTGGGCCGAACGCAAGCCCGAAGCCCAAAACTCCGGCCCAAATGATGCTTCCTTGTGATTTCACGTGTAGGCTCAACCTGAAAAGCAAAGCCCAATCCCGGCCCAAATATCCTTTTGGGCTGCAGAACAAAGCCCGAGCCTGTCCCAGCCCGTATTTTTCGAGCCGGGTCAtttgggccgggctgcccatgaTCAAGTTTAGAGGAGTACTACGGGTCAGCGTTGTATAAACGTACACAATGCAAACCCTTCATTTTCCAAtaaaatatatactccctccgtccggaaatacttgtcatcaaaatgaataaaaggggatgtatctagatgtattttagttctagatacatccctttttgtccattttgatgacaagtattttcggacggagggagtacatcttagTGGAGGTAAACGAGTAGTAAATGACAACAAATTGCGCCAACGAGAACATCTAGATGGAAGTGCGCAAATTAAATCCGACGTTTTCATTAAAACTGAAGGTGAAACCAATCGATCGAACTTCCCGCGTACACCTCTATATAAACGCACGCAGCAAAACCTTTCTTCCCATGCATGttccccatccatccatccatcccaccACCGGAATGGCTGAGCACTGCAAGATTTCTCCTGCCATTGTAGCCGAGTCCGAGGAAAGATCGTATGCCTTCAAGATAGACGGATACTCTAGAACCAAAAGGCTGATCAAGGACTACGAGGGCGTGACATCCCCCCCTTTCTGCGTCGGAGGTCACGACTGGATCCTGAGGTACGTCCCCAAAAATGGAGTTCTAGTGTCCGTCTACCTGGTTCTCGATTCTGCCGATGCAAAAGACGTGAAGGCGAAGGTCAGGTTCTGTTTACTCGACAAGGACGGCGTCCCAGTTCCATCGTACAGCCACACCATCCCTGAACATGTCTTCCCAGGCAAAGGATCAGCCTGGGGCGTCGTCAATTTCATCAAGCCGGAGGATCTGGAGCGATCGCCGCACCTGATAGACGACTGCTTCACCATCCGGTGCGATGTCACCGTGATGAAGAAGTTCAAAGGCAAAGAAAATGGCCAGTTCGTTGTGGTTCCCTCGAGCGACTTGCACCGACATCTCGGCGACCTTCTGAAGAGTGGGGATGGAACGGACGTGACCTTTCAAGTCGACGGCAAGACCTTCTTGGCCCATCGGTCCGTGCTCGCTGCTCGGTCGCCTGTGTTCAAGGTGCAGCTCTTCGGCGCCATGAAGGGGAGTTCTGATGATCAGATTATAGTTGATGATATGGAAGCCGACGTGTTCGGATCCTTGCTCCACTTCATATACACCGACTCCCTCCCGCAGATGAGTCATGAGGGAGACAATCAAGGTGTGGCAGCTAGCCACCTCCTTGTAGCGGCGGACAGGTATGATGTTCAGAGGCTGAAGCTTATCTGTGAGGATAAACTGCGCAGCTACATTGACTCCAGCACTGTGGCGACCAGTTTGGTTTTGGCTGAGCAACATAGCTGCCATGGTCTCAAGGAAGTATGTTTGCATTTTCTCACTTGTCCTTCCAATTTGGAGGCGATGATAGCAAGCGATGGCTACGAGCATCTCAAAAGCAGTTGCCCATCTGTTCTCAAGGAGCTGATTGCTAGACTCCTGCCTGCTGAACTGAAAGCGGCAAAGGATATTTTGATGGCAATTTAGTACTCGTCCTAGGAGAATTAGAGAGCTTTGCTATGCTGTGGGTCATGACTAGCCATCATCATCTATCGATGGCATGGTTTACAATGTATGCTGCAATGGATTTATATATTTTGGAGGTTCAGTGTTGCAATCATAACATGGAAAATAATATCAATATTATAGACAATAATAATTCCATTACTTAACACGAGACTTGGAGACTTATGTTGGATATTTTGCTTATTAATAATATTGGTCGTATGCATCattcagatgcagaggctggggcatACCCCACTTTTCGAAAAAAATACGCGACAACATCTTTTACAACCTAGAGTTCACTTCACACGGAAGAGAAGTGGTAAAGCATTTGAATCACTCGAAAGATTTCTTGAAGTTGCCATGGCTGCTGAATTGCTGATGGCTTGGCCCTCTTCTCTGTGTTCTGAATATGCAGCAAGTTCCTATCGAGGAGGATAGAAGACACACTGTCGATGAGTGGGTGAAGTAAAGAAATCCCCTTGTGCACAGAGAATAAACTGATACCACACATACAACCCACAGACTCTGCAGTGTTGAACTCATCAGATGAATATCCCATTAGCATCTCGCAGTACCAGTATGTGACAATATTGTCAAATACCCCTATATACTGTTAGTCTTGCACATGACAACAGCTTGTAGGTTTTGCAATACTACATATGACAACATTACTGTTCTACAGCACTGTGCATATGTTGGCGGTAAAAATATTAATAACACATAATAAGATAGTCGCTAAAAATTGTTGGTAAGTTTCATGAAGAGGATTTGGAGCTCATGGAGTCATGGGTGCTCCACCCTCTATATGAACATTAAATTCAAAATAATACCGGGAAAAATTGAAAAAACTCTGGATTTTGGGATATCAAACCCGGGTACCCAATCTACTCTCTTATGAAGTTTCGTGAAAAGATGACATCCGATGCTATTCTCAGTAAAAAAGGACAGAAACTCCTATGTATAAAAAATTCTGCTTGGATGGATCGTAGGTCGAACTGTATTTTCTTCGCCATGGATACATTTTCGGATATTTTTCATGAAGTTTCACACGGGAGTAGATTGGGCACACAAGTTTGATATCCCAAGAtcccttttttttgaattttctgggATTTTTTTAATTTAATATTCATATAGAGGGGTGGAGCACCTAGGAGCTCATGTGTATTTTCTATAAGTTGCATGCCTTGATTGTCCATTTGTTCTATGCAGGAGAAGAGAAGACATTGCGAGTGAGGCCGTAGACATGCATGGCATAGTGATAACACATTGCAGTTTCGAGCTCATCGGATGAATGTCCGGTTGGTGTCTGCCAATCAGTGACAGCGTTATCAAATATCCTCATACACTCTTGAAGTCTTGCTCCTGAGTTCTCACTGTAAATCcagaatttttattttattttttgcacgGGGACCTGCATATTATTTCAGTGAAAATTTAATCATCTGAATTACAGAGGATCCATGGTCCAGTAAGGCCCTGGACATGCAAAGAAAGGAGTAAAAAAATAAGTCCCTACTTTAACAAATTATTATGACATGAATAGTGGAACCCAGCATAAGAATGCGGGAAAATTATGTCAACAACGTACTTCAGCGCATGTGCTACTGCAATCAAGCTCTCTTAATTTGATTCTCTCATCAAATGAACGTGAAAAAAATGTTGTTCTCATAATTGCAAatacttatgttgatcatatcatcTGTAGAGACCAAACCTTTCAAGAAATCTGAGGGCCATTGTATAGAGGACTAGTGAAGGAGATAAGGCTAGGCCCAGTTCTTTGGAACGAGATCCTCTGACTTAGATCGATCTACTGCCGAGGGAAGTAGTACGCGTTGCGTCGTCCGTTGGCGATCTGACGACTAGTGTGAGGTGCGCTCTTTCCTTCTCTGTCGTTGGTGTCCACCCGAACACAAGCAGCCCATCCGGCCCAACAGGACGACACCCATCGATTCATCGCCTGAGCTCTCGTCTCGTTAAAAAAAAGAAACTCTCGCCTCGCCTTAGGGTTCGCTGGCGGGGAGGAGCAGCTCCGGGAGGACGGGACGCCGCCTAGCTGTGGAGGCGGCAGACAGCCGCTGCTTCGTCCAGGTGTCAGGGCGCCTACCAGTGGAGGCAGCGGAGCCAGCAGCTGCCTCGTCCAGGGCGCGATGCGTCGGAGCTATCGAGGCCGTGGAGAGATGGCGCCGTCGAGGCCGTGGAGCTGCGGAGCCGGCGCCATAGACGCCGCCGAGCTGCCGAGGCCACGAAGCCAACCTCGTCAAGGCTTTTGCGGGCCATCTGCTCTGCTACTTGTACTGCGTCTTGATGTACGAATGTTTTCAAAGTAAAAAGAGAGAAGCTATACAACAGCATTTTGAATGAATGTTATGATTGAATTACCGTTCTAGTTTGTACTTCTACATTTGCAGAATTGGTCCGACTTGAGTGGTACTTGTACATGTGCAGAGTTGAGCAGATTTGTATGGAAAATGTTCCTGCATTCTTGAATGTTTGTTTTGGCTGAAGAATTGTTCCAGTAAACAGAGTGTGTGTGCAAATCGGACAGAACTGATAGAAATGCACAGAATTGAACGGTTGTGATATAAGGTTGTCAATTTGAAAGCATATAACATGTGTTGTTAATTAAAGAGGATAGCACCTGCTATTGACAATTTGTGAGCATGTCCTTCCAATAATAAAATGATTTGCATGTCATAATGCCTGCTTTGGCTGCTGAATGTAAATGAGCATGTATACAGAAATTGCAGGTGCATTGAACAAAATAGATGCCAACCCACGGAGTATATCTCTGAAATGCATGAAAAAACTGATTGGTCAACTAGAACCTAAACTGAACTGAATGGCCAAATTTCACAAAACCATGCTTGTTTGTGCTCTCATTCAAGTAAAGAGCACGTGGTTGCCCAAAAACAGTAGCACTTCACCACGACCCAGTAAATAGATCATCCGTAATTGGTCCCTGGAAATTGAATTAAATAAGTAAGTATTTATAAGAATAATTGCCATCCCCTAAATTTCTAGACTAATTATATGGGCAAGATTACCATCAAAAGTTGAGTAAAGCTAAGATTGCCCTTGTAATCTTGAGACTCTTTCATATTGTCCTTGTAAACTACTAGGGGCCGCCACTCGCCGTCTCCATCGCCGCTCCTCGCGCGTCTGCCTCGCCgttccccgccgcccgccgcccgtcctcgcagttctacatgccgaggaggctgtagaactgcgtgtagtcgccgccacccgccgtcgtcgtcatcgtcggcgcggcggcggcggcggcgccgcctccgccgtcgccgtccctgctgcatccctcccccggttggcggcgggttggacggtccgggggcgtcctcgtcaTTGTCGCTGTCGAGGATGACgatgccgtgctcgtcctcgcgcccgcgCTTGCGGGcttcgatctcctccagggcccggcgctgccggaccatctcgtcgtggaggtagtcgtcccgccccactgcagggcgtcctcgtcggagaagccgcgccgggctatctcctcttactccgcggggaggctgggctccggcttgggctcgacgaggacgaagcggccggttggggggggggggggggggtggagtcgccgattcggacgccggagctgcgggtgcacGCGTTgaccggcgtgtcctggggctccggcttgatagggcggaggcagggagagtcCACGAgcggtcggaggaggaggaggatgcgccGGGCCGCTCCATACGCCTCGTCGTCCAGGAGCTCCCACGGCGGCGAAAGAAGGTCGGGGGAGCGGGATACTCGAGGCGCAGCGTGTTGCCGCCcttgatgtactcgaggacggcctccagcgtgcggccgggaacgccccaccaccggcgccggccctcggatttgagcctgccggagggcacgacgccgttcgtcgcctcgagctgctcggcgtgtcggcggcggaagtagggctcccagagcgggctgtcaggggtgtaccgcgggccttccctcgccgcccgcggcagggacgcgcggatgcgtgcgatctccgcacgccgcgccgccccggttGGTGGTGGTGACACCGGCACGCCGCCAGcactgatcctccacgccccgggcacccgcatgtccggcggggccgggtactcggcctcgaagaggaggcgagcctcgtcctcgtgcagatggcggcgcccgaagccattcgccgccgcgccgtcgcctgggaagcgctcggccatcctTTTGagctggagacggcgagaggagaAGGCGGAGAAGTGGGCGCGTCGGCGGTGAAGTGTTTGTGCGTGTCTCCGGCACGCTGGTtctcggcttatataggcggaggcgccgcgcCGTGGGCTTGGCCGGCGCGTTACGCGTGACGGGAGGCTTGGCGGGCGAGGGGACGCGCGTCGCCCGGCCTTCACTgccgccgcccgtgaggcatcaatggaggctgaccggcgcggcagtgCGCGCAGCTTTGACATTGATTCGccacgggaaacgaggcgatgaggacgacgaagcggcgagaagcgaGTCGAGTCGCTGACACGGCTGGCCCACGGCGCTTTTGCGCCAAAAAATATTCGCCCGGCACTCCCGAGCGCCCCCCAACGCACCGGTTTTGAGTTGGGTCCGctggcgccaatttcggcccgagtcGGCGAAAAATGGGCCCCTGGGGGCGCGACTGAGCCAATTTTTTGGTGCCGGCGGCCGAAAAGTCGCCTGGGAGGCTTTGTTGGTGACGCGGCCGGAGATGCTCTTAGCAGGTCTGTGTTAAGTCTATGCCAAACAGTCAGCTAGCGCACACACACAGCTGCATTGGAAGAAGGCATATACAGTATATAACTTCTATCATATCACACCGGAGAAAGGCACATTGTCAAGGTGACTACATCATACTACATCCATCACAATGGAAAAAGAAAAAGCACAAGTATGCATGTCAAAGACTGACGACTGCTATCACACTCGGGCAGTTTATTAATCACAACAGGAGGAGCACATGCATGGACACTTTCAGGAAAAGGACATTTAGGTAACCATAAATAAAAGTGAGAATGATAAACACACGGATTTAAACAAGCAGCTAAGAAATGACGCAACGGAAGAGCGCACCCTTAAGGCAAATGAAACGGACTTGAACCTGCAATTTTCCACAAGCACCAGCTCTTAGGCTATGGAAATCTCTATAGAGCTCAGAGGAAGGAGGGCATGGGGCACTTGAGGGTGCGCTGGTGCTTGTGCTCCTCCATCTTGCTGTTGTCCTTCCTCTGCtgcttttccttcttcacctttccGTCCCATCTCTCCGCCTTCTTCAGGATCTTCCAACCTATGATACCTCTCAACCCAAGTCTCCATCCCCATGAAGGACCACATGACCCAGATCCAGGTACCAAACAGATCACCTTCACCGAGGCCCTTGGCGTGCAGGTAGCCCCTGCATCTGCTAGTAGAATAGCATAGCAACTCCATCCATACTTTTCCGATCACAGACCACCTCTCCTCCTCGCCTAGCTCCATGAGTGCCTCAGCGAGTTTGCATGCATCGTGCATCAGGGTGTCTTCTGTTTTCCTTGCCTTGAGAATTTCCCGTACGAGAATTTCTTCTTTGTCAAGCAGTACCTCGCTATCCTTCAAGAGCAGCTCGATGTCCTCAATGGCAAGGTAGAATAAGGCTGATCTGGCGCCAGGAATCAGCATCTCAGGATGAATGGAAAACAGGTGCATCATGTAGTTGGATATGTCCTTGCTCATCCGTGCTGCTTGTTCTCCTTGTGGTGATGTGTTGACGGAGTAGACGCAGAGGTCGGTAGCAATGTGCCACACAAGGACGCTCTCGTCAAACTGCATGCTGACGCTCCATCCTATCCGTTCCATCATACCGTGGCAACTTAGGATCCACTGTCCCCTAAAATTATTGAATCTCTTGTATCTAGCAACATCTCCCTGGATGTACTCTGTCCACCCAAATTTCGTATATGAGAAAACTGCCCATATAATGCCGCTCAATGAATCTGTCTCCTGAATGCACGCATGTTTGCTGACGAGCTCCCTTAGAAAACTGAAGGTGGCAAGTTTCATCAAAATGGTGGGCTTCTTCTTGTGTGCACAGTAGGACAATAGGTTGTACTGCGGAACCATCTTCTGTATACTAACAATTGGCCCCATGCATTTTGGGCGGCAAAATAAGAAGTAGAACGCCATCAACCATGGAGAGAACTCCTGCACAGCTGAGTGACAGAAGACAATGTATGTCACCCAGATGTCGTTCACACTGTAACCATCCTTGTGGCTCCTGGCGAAGAGCACCACTGAGGCTATAGAAATGGATGGTAGCACCTCTTTCTGGATTGTCCACTGGCTAAGCTTCTTTGGCGTTCGATTCATATTGCCTTCAATATTATTCCACCTACTTCTATCAATATGTTGTTTGGAACATGGCTTGATGGGGTAGACTTGGTTTTAGCAAGACTCATTCGTGTTGGCGCGTGTGCCTTGTTATGGgcagtatggaactgcagaaatgatttggtttttaacagagcaacgaactttcattttttgcaggttatcttcagggccacagcgttgatccgtatgtggtcgctactcactccgatggaggacaGGGGGCatttggctactgcgtctacccgatgggagatggtagctcgggttattttcaaccggtttggatggcggtcatgtaataggataggcatgtagtgctcctattttttgccagccggttgtggctttatgtTTACGCTCGTCTGAGC
Above is a window of Triticum aestivum cultivar Chinese Spring chromosome 6B, IWGSC CS RefSeq v2.1, whole genome shotgun sequence DNA encoding:
- the LOC123139411 gene encoding BTB/POZ and MATH domain-containing protein 2-like; protein product: MAEHCKISPAIVAESEERSYAFKIDGYSRTKRLIKDYEGVTSPPFCVGGHDWILRYVPKNGVLVSVYLVLDSADAKDVKAKVRFCLLDKDGVPVPSYSHTIPEHVFPGKGSAWGVVNFIKPEDLERSPHLIDDCFTIRCDVTVMKKFKGKENGQFVVVPSSDLHRHLGDLLKSGDGTDVTFQVDGKTFLAHRSVLAARSPVFKVQLFGAMKGSSDDQIIVDDMEADVFGSLLHFIYTDSLPQMSHEGDNQGVAASHLLVAADRYDVQRLKLICEDKLRSYIDSSTVATSLVLAEQHSCHGLKEVCLHFLTCPSNLEAMIASDGYEHLKSSCPSVLKELIARLLPAELKAAKDILMAI